The Pedococcus dokdonensis region GCGCGCCAGCAAGGCCGCGGAGGCCGAGGAGGAGCGCCGGCTGCCCAAGCTCAGCGAGGGCGTGGCGATCACCACCCTGCGCGCCGACGCCGATGGCCACGAGACCTCGCCGCCGCCGCGCTACACCGAGGCGACGCTCGTGAAGGCCATGGAGGAGAAGGGGATCGGTCGCCCCTCCACCTATGCCAGCACAGTCGGCACGATCCAGGACCGCGGCTACGTCAACACCCGCGGCAACGCCCTCATCCCGACCTGGCTCGCCTTCGCGGTGACCCGGCTGCTCGAGGAGCACTTCGGCGAGCTGGTCGACTACGACTTCACCGCGTCGATGGAGGAGGACCTCGACCGCATCGCCGGAGGCGACGAGCAGCGCGCCGACTGGCTGCAGCGGTTCTATTTCGGTCATGGGCTCGGCGGTGACGGCGGAAGCGGTGCGGCTGTCGGTGGCCGCGCCAACGAGCCGCTGTCCGGCCAGGGCCTCAAGCAGCTCGTCGAGGACCTCGGCGAGATCGACGCCCGCGAGATCTCGACCATCCCGATCGGCGAGGGCATCGTCGTGCGGGTCGGTCGCTACGGTCCGTACGTCGAGGAGACCGTGCCGCATGGCGTCGACCTTTCCACCGGTGAGATGAGCGACGACGCGGCGACGACGCCCCGGCGCGCCACGATCAACGACGACATCGCTCCCGACGAGATGACCCCGGCCAAGGCACGCGAGCTGCTCGACCAGTCCGCGGACGACGGCAAGGTGCTCGGCCAGGACCCGGCCAACGGTCGCGACATCGTGGCCAAGGCCGGTCGTTACGGTCCCTACGTCACCGAGGTCCTCGACGAGGAGACCGCCGCACTCAAGGGCAAGGCCAAGGTCAAGCCGCGCACCGCGAGCCTGTTCAAGGACATGGACCTCGCGACCATGGACCTCGAGACCGCCCTCAAGCTGCTCAGCCTGCCGCGGGTCGTCGGCACGACGACCGAGGAGGACGGCACCGAGGTCGAGATCACCGCGCAGAACGGTCGCTACGGCCCCTACCTCAAGAAGGGCACCGACTCGCGGTCGCTGACCACCGAGCAGCAGCTGTTCGACATCACGCTCGAGGAGGCGCTGGCGATCTACGCGCAGCCCAAGCAGCGCGGGCGGGCTGCCTCGGCCCCGCTGAAGGAGCTCGGCAACGACCCCGTGTCGGGGCGGCCGATGGTCGTCAAGGACGGTCGCTTCGGCCCCTACGTCACCGATGGCGAGACCAACTCGACGCTGCGCAAGGGCGACGACCCGGAGTCGATCACCCCCGAGCGGGGCGCCGAGCTGCTCGCCGAGAAGCGCGCCAAGGGGCCGACCACCCGCAAGCGAGCGGCCAAGAAGACGACGAAGAAGACGGCGGCGAAGAAGACCGCCAAGAAGACGACGGCCAAGAAGGCCACGACGAAGAAGGCCTGACCGCATGCCGGACGCCAGCCCGCTCGACCCCACCACCGTCCGCGCGCTCGACCGGCGGCTGGCCACCGAGCAGGCCGACAGCCGGCTGCCCTCGGTCGCGGCGGGACTGGTCCGCGGTGGCGCGCTCGTGTGGTCGGGTGCCGTCGGCACCGTCAGCGGGCGGGCCGACGGCGAGCCGGCCGGCACCGACACGCAGTACCGGATGGGGTCGATCACCAAGACCTTCGTGGCCGTCGAGGTGCTGCGCCTGCGCGACGAGGGCAGGCTCGGCCTCGACGACCGGATCGATGCCCTGCTGCCCGACGTCGTGGGGTCGGAGTTCGGCAAGGCCACCGTGGCGCAGCTGCTGTCGCACTCCTCCGGCCTCCAGGCGGAGACGTCCGGACCATGGTGGGAGCGGGTGCAGGGCGGCGGTTGGGACGACCTGCTCGCGAGCCGGCCGGCCCTACGGTTCCGTCCCGGCGCGCGGTTCCACTACTCCAACGTCGGGTATGCCGTGCTGGGCGAGCTCGTGGGCCGGTTCCGGGAGGCGGGGTGGGACGAGGTCGTGCACGCGAACCTCCTGCAGCCACTGGGAATGGCGCGGACCTCGACCCGACCGACCGGTGCGGCAGCGCCCGGGTGGGGCGTGCACCCGATGGCCGACCTCCTGCACGTCGAGCCGGAGCACGATGGTGGCGCGATGGCGCCGGCCGGCCAGCTCTGGACGACGGTCGAGGACCTCGCGCGGTGGGCGGCGTTCCTCGCAGGCGACACGGCCGGGCTGCTCTCGGCGGCGACGCTCGAGGAGATGTGCCTGCCGCTGGTCGTCAACGACACCCCCGGTATGGCGTGGACCGGGGCCCACGGCCTCGGGTGGCAGGTCTGGAACCTCGAGGGGCGGCGGTTCGCCGGCCACGGCGGGTCGATGCCCGGCTTCCTGGCGGGTCTGCGCGTCGACCTCGAGACCGGTGACGGCTGCGTGGTCTTCGCGAACGCCACCTCGGGCCTGTCGCCGACCCTCACGCCCGACCTGATGCGTCTGCTCGCCGAGCGCGAGCCACGACCGGTCGCGACCTGGCACGCGGAGGCCCAGCAGACTCCGGCGCTCGAGCTGGTCGGCGACTGGTACTGGGGCACGACCGGCTACGACCTGCGGCTCGCCGCCGACGGCCACCTGGTCCTCGGCGAGCCGGGCAAGCTGCGCGGCACCCGGTTGCGCCCGACCGAGACCGGCTGGATCGGGTTGGACGGCTACTTCGATGGCGAGCCGCTGACGGTGGTCCGCGGGGACGACGGCCGGGTCAGCCATCTCGACCTCGCGTCGTTCCGGCTGAGCCGCACCCCGTACGACCCGGCGGCCGACATCCCCGGCGACGTGCACCCCGACCGCTGGCACTGAACCCCTCACCCGGCCACGCGTCATGCCTCCCCGCCACGTGCCCGAGCCAAGGGCTTGACCCTCACGCGGCGTGAGGCGTCACAGTGGTCGACATGAGGGAGACGACCGAGGTGCTGCTGACCGTGGGCCAGGTGGCCGAGCGGCTCGACGTGACGGTGCGGACGCTGCACCACTACGACGAGATCCGGCTCGTGCAGCCGAGCGAGCGGTCGGCGGCGGGCTACCGGCTCTACACGGCCGACGACCTGACCCGGCTGCAGCACGTCGTCGTCTACCGGCGGCTCGGGTTCGCCCTGGAGGAGGTCGCGCTCCTGCTGGACCACCCCGAGAGCGTCGAGCAGCACCTGCGCCGCCAACGTGCGGCCGTCGCCCAGCGCCTCGACGAGATGCAGGACCTCGTCGCGGCGATCGACCGAGCACTGGAGAGAGAGATGAACGACGAGCACGCCACCGCCGAGGACCTGAAGGAGCTCTTCGGCGACGGCTTCGAGGACGCCCAGGCCGAGGCCGAGCAGCGGTGGGGCGACAGCGACGCCTGGAAGGAGTCCCAGCGCCGCACCAGGAACTACACGAAGGCCGACTGGGAGGCGGTCAAGGCCGAGAGCGACGCCCTGCACAAGGGTTTCACCGATGCCATGGACGCGGGGGAGCCGCCGACGAGCGTGGCCGCGATGGACGCCGCCGAGGCGCACCGTCTGAACATCCACGAGCGCTACTACGACTGCTCCCCGCAGTTCCACCGCAACCTCGCCGACATGTACACCAGCGACCCGCGGTTCACCGCCACCTATGACGAGATCCGGCCGGGGATGGCGGTGTACGTCCGCGACGCCATCTACGCGAACGCGGATCGCCAGGAGCAGTAACGGCGCTCGCTGGTTAGGCTCGGGCGATGGGGCGCCGTCCGACCGACCAGCACGCACCTGGCTTCGCCGGGCTGGTGTGGCCGGTCCGCACGCGTCGCACGACGCTGCGGCCGGTCACGCCAGCCGACCGCGACGCGGTGCACACCTTCCGCAGCCGCGAGGACGTCACCACCTACCTCGGGCGCGGTCCGATGACTCCCGAGGACGTCGACGAGCGCATCGCCGAGAACCTGGCCCGCGCTCAGCCCGGCCACGAGCACCCGTTGCTGGGCCTCGTGATCGAGCTCGACGACGCGGTGGTGGGTGACTGCATGGTCCGCTTCGAGCCCGACGACAACGGCATGCGGATCGCCTTCATCGGCTACACCCTGCACCCCGACGTGGCCGGGCGTGGTCTGGCCACCGAGGTGGCGCGAGCACTGGTGCGGCTCTGCTTCACCGAGCTGGGGGTGGCGATGGTGCAGGCCGACGTCTTCGTCCCCAACATCGCCTCGCAGCGTGTGCTCGAGAAGGCGGGGCTCCGGCGGATCGGCATGACCCCTGCCGGCAGCGAGGGGGAGGGACACCCCCGCATGGACGACCTCCTGTATGCCGTGACCGCCGCCGAGTGGGCCGCGTCGCCGCACCCGGGTGGCCGGGACGAGCCGTGAGGTACTACGACCATCGCCCAATACCGCGCGACCATGACCCACACGCACTCTGGATCCGTCACACTCCGGTACGGAAGGATCCATCATGAAGCGCACGACCATCACCCTGGCCGCCCTGCTGGCCGCCCTGGTCCCGGCTGCCGTCGGGCTCTGGGGCAACGCGTCGTTCTCGCAGGCCGTTCCGGTCCGCGTGCCGGCCAGCGCCCAGGTGATCACCACGAGCCCGACCGCGGACGACCACGGCGGCGACACCCCGCGCGACCAGCGCACCGAGCCCGGGGACGACCGCGACGACCGCTCGGCCACCTCCACCCGCACTGCCACCCCGAGCGGCACCCGCACCACCGAGGCCGGCGACGACCACGGCGGCGACACCCCCCGCGACGACCGCACCGAGCCCGGCGACGACCGCGACTCCACGTCGGGCCACAGCGGGTCAGGCTCGGGCGGGTCGGGCTCGGGCTCGAACTCCGGCCCGGGGTCGACCAGCTCCGGCTCCGGTTCGAGTGGTTCCGGCTCCGACGACAGCGGCTCGGACGACCACGGCGGCCACGGTTCCGACGACAGCGGCTCGGACGACCACGGCGGTCACGGTTCCGACGACAGCGGCTCGGACGACCACGGCGGCCACGGAAGCGACGACTGAGTGGAGCAGCGCACGACCCCGGTCGCCTCGACGGAGCCCCTGCCCGTCGAGGCGACCGAGCCTGCGCCCTGGGTGACCGTCTCGCGCCGGCGGGAGGCGCCGGCGACACAGCAACCGGTCAGCCCGCGACGGGTGGTTACCCAGGTCGTGGGCGGCCTGGCCGTGGTGCTGCTGGTGGTGGGCCTGCTCGGGTCGTGGGCCGCGCAGCGGCTGGCCGAGCGCGAGGCGGTGACCGACGCGGCGACCATCGCCGACGTGCTGGCGGAGGCGGTGATCACGCCGTCGCTCACCGACGCGCTCGCGGACGGTGACGCCGCGGCCGTGACGGCGATGGACGCGGTGGTGCGTGAGCGGGTGCTCGGGCCACGCGTCATACGGGTGAAGCTCTGGTCACCGGAGGGGAAGGTGCTCTATGCCGACGAGCCGCAGCTCGTCGGCCGCACCTTCCCGCTCAGCGACGACCAGCGGGTCGCGCTCTCCCAGCCCCAGACCAAGGCCGAGGTGTCCGCGCTGGACTCGACCGAGAACGAGTTCGAGACCGGCGGCCGGGCGCTCGAGGTCTACCGGCCGGTCTGGACGCCGAGCGGCCGGGAGCTGCTCTTCGAGACCTACTCGCCCTACGACTCGGTGAGCCAGCGCAGCGGTCAACTGTGGCGCGGCTTCGCCGGGGTCACCGTGAGCAGCCTCCTGCTGCTCGTGGTCCTGACCGCGCCGATCCTCTGGCGGCTGCTGCGCCGGCTCGGTGAGGCCCGGCGCCAGCGTGAGCGGCTGCTCGAGCGCACCCTGGAGGCGTCGGAGGCGGAGCGGCGGCGGATCGCCGCGACGCTGCACGACGGGCCGGTCCAGGACCTGGTGGCTTCGGCCTTCGTCGCGGCGGGTTCCGCGGCGCGAGCCGAGGCGTCCGGCCAGCCCCGCATGGCCGACGACCTGCGCGGGCTGGCTGCCTCGGTGCGCGGCAACATCCGCACCCTGCGCACCCTGCTCGTCGACATCTACCCACCGAGCCTGGCCAGTGCCGGCCTCGCGACCGCGCTCGTCGACCTCGCGCAGTCGGCTGCTGCTCGCGGCCTCACCGTGCAGGTCGACGTCGAGGGGGCGGACGACCTCGGGTTGACCGAGGACCAGGAGCGGCTGGTGCACCGGGTCGCGCAGGAGTGCCTGCGCAACGCCGCGAAGCACGCCGCACCCTGCACGGCGACGATCCGGCTCGCGCGCGAGGGTGGGTCCGTGGTGCTGGACGTGCTCGACGACGGCCCGGGCTTCGACCCGGCCGGTCTCGACACCCCGGCCGAGGGTCACTTCGGGCTGCGGGTGCTGGCCGACCTGGCGAGCGACGCGGGAGCGGTGTTGCAGGTGGCTTCGCGGCCGGGTGCGGGCACGCACTGGCGGATGGCCATCCAGCCGGAGGGTGACGGCGCGGAGGTGGGCTCGTGATCCGGGTCGTGGTGGTGGACGACCACGCGATGGTGCGCACCGGGCTGGCCGCCCTGCTGGAGGCCAGCGACGACGTCGCCGTCGTGGGTCAGGCGGCCGACGGACGCGAGGCCACGAGCGTCGTCGCCCAGACGCTCCCCGACGTCGTGCTGATGGACCTGTCGATGCCGGTGATGGACGGTGTCGAGGCGACCCGTGGGGTGCTCGCTGCCGTGCCCGGGGCCAAGGTCGTCGTCCTGACCTCGTTCTCCGACCGGCGGCGGGTCAGCGAGGCCCTGGAAGCCGGGGCGGTGGGCTACCAGCTCAAGGACTCCGAGCCTGCCGACCTGCTCGCCGCGGTCCGGGCGGCCGCGGCCGGGCACGTCCCCCTGGACCCCCGGGTGGCCCGGGTGCTGCTGCCCGAGCCGGGGTCCCGCGCCGTGGACGGGCTGAGCCCGCGCGAGCAGGAGGTGCTCCGCCTGGTCGCCGACGGGCTCGCGAACAAGCAGATCGGCCGGGCGCTCGGCATCACCGAGCGGACCGTGAAGGCGCACCTGGGGCGGGTGTTCCGGCAGATCGGCGTGCTCGACCGCACCAGTGCGGCCCTGTGGGCCCGCGACCACCTCGACACCTGACGAGGTCGCGGCCCTGCAGGAACCTTTGCTAGCAAAGGAAACTGCGAGACGGACAGGTTGCAACCTGTCCTCCATGACGAAACCTTTGCTAGCAAAGGTTCGTGCAGCGTGGGTATGCCGCGGGGCCGAGCCGGCCACGCGGCACACCTGTGCGTGGGGGCTGTCCGCCCGCTGGCCTAGGCTCGGGCCGTGACCGACGGACTCTTCATCGCCTTCGAGGGCGGCGACGGCGCGGGCAAGTCCACCCAGGTGGCCCTGCTCCGTGCGGCCTTCGAGGCCGCAGGGCGCACCGTGACGGTCACCCGCCAGCCCGGCGGCACGCCGCTGGGCCAGCAGATCCGCGACATGGTGCTGCACGGCGACCACGTCTCGCCGCGCGCCGAGGCGCTCCTCTACGCCGCCGACAAGGCCCAGCACGCCGACCTCTTCCTGCGCCCGGCGCTCGCGGCCGGCGACGTGGTGCTCACCGACCGCTACACCGACTCGTCGGTGGCCTACCAGGGCGCCGGTCGAGACCTGGGTGCCCAGGAGATCCACGACCTCAACATGTGGGCCGTCGACCAGCTCGTGCCCGACCTGACCATCGTCGTCGACATCTCGGCCGCGGAGGGGCGGCGGCGTCGTGGTGACGTCCACGACCGGCTCGAGGCCGAGGGTGACGCCTTCCACGAGGCGGTGCGGGCGCACTACCTCGCGATGGCGCAGGGCAACCCCCAGCGTTACGTCGTCGTCGACGGCACCCTCGCCCCCGACGACATCCACGCGCAGGTCGCCGACCGGCTCCGTCGGATGGGGGTCCTGCCGTGACCGTCTGGCGTGACGTCATCGGCCAGGACACCGCGGTGGGCACGCTCCAGCGGGCCGTGACCGACCCCGGCTCGATGACCCACGCGTGGCTGCTCACCGGCCCCCCGGGTTCCGGGCGGTCCGTGGCGGCGCGTGCCTTCGCGGCGGCCCTCGAGTGCCCTCTGGGCGGGTGCGGGGAGTGTCGCGAGTGCCGCACCGCCGTCGACGGCTCCCACGCCGACGTCGACGTCATCGCCACCGAGGGGCTGTCGATCAAGGTCGAGCAGGCCCGCGACCTCGCCGCGATGTCGGCGCTTCGACCGTCCGTGGGACCGTGGCGGGTGATCATCGTCGAGGACGCCGACCGCCTCACCGAGCGCGCCGCCGACGCCCTGCTCAAGGCCATCGAGGAGCCGGTGCCCCGCACCGTCTGGATCCTCTGCGCGCCGTCGCTCGAGGACGTCGTCATCACCATCCGTTCGAGGTCCCGGCACGTGCGGCTGCGGACGCCGCCCGCCGAGGCGGTGGCCGAGCTGCTGCACCGGCGCGACGGGGTCGAGATGCCGATGGCCATGTATGCCGCGCGGGCCGCGCAGAGCCACGTCGGCCTGGCGCGCCGGCTGGCTCGCGACGAGGGGGCCCGGATCCGCCGCCGCGACGTGATCAGCCTGGCCGGTCGGATCCACGGGGTGGGCGACGCGATCGGCGCCGCGGCCGACCTCGCCTCCATCGCCGACGAGGAGTCCACCGCCGCGGCGTCCGAGCGCGACACCGCAGAGCGCAAGCGGCTGATGGAGCTGCTGGGCGCCGATCCGTCCGCGCGCACCCAGCCACCGCACATCCGCAGCCAGCTGGCCGGCCTCGAGAAGGAGCAGAAGGCCCGGGCCACCCGGCACTCCCGCGACGTGCTCGACCGCTCCCTGGTCGACCTGCTCTCGGTCTACCGCGATGCGCTCATCCTGCACAGCGGGGCAGCCCTCGGGCTGGTCAACCAGGACAGCCTGCCGATCGTCCAGGGTGTCGCCCGCTCGATGAGTGCCGAGCAGCTGCTGCTGGCGATGGACGCCATCGGCACCGCCCGCGAACGCATCGGCCTCAACGTCGCCCCCCTCCTCGCACTGGAGGCGATGGCGATCTCGCTGCGCGTGCCGCGGTGAGTGCTCCCCAGCCACGCGGGATACCGTCGAGCGCATGACACGACAGGGACGACTCCTGGTGGCCACCGCCGCTGCCTTGGCGGTGGGTCTCTCCGGGTGCTCCCTCATCCCGGGCGACGACCAGCCGGCGGTCACGCCGGTCCCCACCACGGCGCGGACGCCCCCGGCCGGCTCGGAGGCGCTCGCGAAGTTCTACGGGCACAAGCTGACGTGGAAGGGTTGCGGCTTGGGAGAGTGCGCCGGGCTGTCGGTGCCGATGGACTACGCCAAGCCCGAGGGCGAGGTGATCACGGTGCAGGTGCTGCGGATGCGCGCCACGAAGAAGTCGCAACGACTCGGGTCGCTCGTCGTCAACCCCGGCGGCCCCGGCGCCTCGGGCATCGACTACGCCCGTGCCGCCGACTTCATCGTCGGCAAGCCGGTGCGCCAGCGCTTCGACGTCGTGGGGTTCGACCCGCGGGGCGTGCAACGCTCCAGCCCGGTCGACTGCCTCAGCGACGAGGAGATGGACGACTTCCTGGCGCAGGACCCGACGCCCGACGACGACAGCGAGGTCGCCTCGTTCATGGGCTCGATGAAGGTGCTCGGGGAGGGGTGCCTCCAACGCACCGGGCCGCTGCTCGGCCACATCTCGACCGAGGACACCGCCAAGGACCTCGACATCCTGCGGTCGGCGCTGGGTGACGCCAAGCTCAACTACCTCGGCAAGTCCTACGGCACGCAGCTCGGTGCGGTGTATGCCGGGCTGTTCCCGCAGCTGGTCGGCCGGATGGTCCTCGACGGTGTCCTGCCGCCCGACCTCACCTGGGAGGAGTCGGCGGTCGGTCAGGCCGAGGGCTTCGAACGCGCCGCGCACGCCTGGGCCAGGGACTGCGTCGACGACGGCGACTGCCCGCTGGGCGACTCCGAGTCCGAGGTCATGGCTGGGCTCGGCGACCTGCTCAAGCGGCTCGACCGCACGCCGGTGCCGATGCGCGACGGGCGCGAGTCGGAGCTCACCGAGGGCTGGGCCACGGTCGGTGTCGCCCAGGCGATGTACGACCAGGGCTCATGGGGGGCGCTCACCGACGCACTGCGCCAGGTGGTCACGCAGGACAACGGCACCGAGCTGATGCTGATCGCCGACGAGTACGCGCGACGCGACCCCAGCGGGAAGTACACCGCCAACCTGCTCGAGGCGTTCTACGCGATCAGCTGCCTCGACAGCCCCGGGCGGCCGGACGCGAAGTACTACGAGGACATCGTCGCCAGGGCCGAGGCCAAGGCTCCGGTGTTCGGGGAGGCCCTCGCCTGGGGCGCGGCCACCTGCAGCGCCTGGCCGGTGAAGTCGGGGGAGGGCCCGCGCAAGATCAGCGCCGAGGGCAGCGGTCCGATCGTCGTGATCGGCACCACCCGCGACCCGGCCACACCCTACGAGTGGGCCGTGCGCGAGCGTGCCCAGCTGGCGAACGCGCGGTTGCTGACCTTCGACGGCGACGGCCACACGGCATACACCCGGTCAAACAAGTGCATCGACGACGCGGTCAACGACTACTACACGAAGGGCACGGTCCCGGCCGACAACCTGAAGTGCTAGCCGCGCCGCACTGCCCCGCGCCGCACTGCCTCGCGCCGCACTGTCCGGCGCCGCACTGGCCCGCGCCGCACTGTCCGGCGCGAGCGCTCACCGCGCCGCGCCGGGTCAGCGGAAGGCGTAGACCACGGTGACGGTCACGCCGACGTTCTCGCTGCCGGCACTGATCGGCACCGGCGAGGCGCTGTCCTTGCTCGCCGCAGCACGCACGTCGTAGGCGACCGGCGGCGGGTCCGAGACCGTTTCGGAGATGCTGACGACGGCGCCGAGGTCACGCCCGGACGCCGTCGCGTACTGCTCCGCCTTGGTCTTCGCGTTGGCGACGGCCTTGTCGCGGGCGGCACTGAGCAGCTTGCCGTTGTCCTCGAGGTCGAGGCTGATCCCGTCGACCTGCACCGCGTTCCCGCCGGCCGTGACCGCGGCGCTGATCGCTGCCCCGGACTTGCCGAGGTTGCGCAGGGTCGCTGTGACGCCCTCGCTGACGAGGTAGCCCTTGACGACCGGGCTGGAGCTGGTCGGATAGGCGTAGTCGGGCTGGATGTTGAGGTCGGAGGTCTGGACGTCCTTGCCGGCGACGCCGTTCTTGCTCAGCGAGGACTGCACGCGGGCGGTGATCGCGTTGGCCGACTTGAGCGCCTCGGCCACCGTGTCACCGCGGGTCTGGACGCGGAGGTCGAGCCGCAGGGTGTCGGGCTTGCCGGCGACCTGAGCAGTGCCGGTGACGGTGATGCCGGGGCTGCCCGCTGCGGTGCCACCGGTGGGGTTGGTGGCGATCGGGTACGAGACGAGGGGTGCGGCCGAGGCCTCCCGACCGGAGTGGGAGCCGGCCCAGAAGGCTGCTCCCAGCACGACGACGGTCGCCGCGGCGACCGCTCCACGGGACATCTGCTGGGTGCTCATGGCGGTGGGACGGTATGCCGCGTGGCTCGGTTCCGGAGCCTCGCTGGTGGGGTGGCGGGCTCGGTTCTGCGAGGGCGCCGGGCTCGGACTCGGCCGGTTCGGATTTCCAGCGGCCGATCCGTATACTCATCGTCCGTGCCTCCGGGCACCTGCCCCCTTAGCTCAGTCGGCCAGAGCGATTCACTCGTAATGAATAGGTCATCGGTTCGATTCCGATAGGGGGCTCAGCGAACGCCCTCGACTCCGGT contains the following coding sequences:
- the topA gene encoding type I DNA topoisomerase; protein product: MSEGRKLVIVESPAKAKTIGGYLGKDWDVEASVGHIRDIPTPSEMPAEIKKGPFGRFGVDVDHGFEAYYVVDSDKKKKVSELKRLLKGADELYLATDEDREGEAIAWHLLEVLQPKVPVKRMVFHEITKEAIQRAANTTRDLDVAMVDAQETRRILDRLYGYEVSPVLWRKVKAGLSAGRVQSVATRMVVERERERMAFVRASYWDVVGDFTPDGAANQFGARLSAVDGDRVATGRDFADDGTLKSKNVVHLDEETANSIAAQVISAQVAVTSVQEKPYTRRPSAPFTTSTLQQEASRKLRLSSKNAMRVAQRLYENGYITYMRTDSTTLSEAALTAARQQARDLYGAEYVPDAPRRYEKKVKNAQEAHEAIRPAGDRFRTPAQVAGELRGDEFALYELIWKRTVASQMADARGSTATVKLGGTLEDGRVVEFSASGTVITFRGFLAAYEEGRDDERASKAAEAEEERRLPKLSEGVAITTLRADADGHETSPPPRYTEATLVKAMEEKGIGRPSTYASTVGTIQDRGYVNTRGNALIPTWLAFAVTRLLEEHFGELVDYDFTASMEEDLDRIAGGDEQRADWLQRFYFGHGLGGDGGSGAAVGGRANEPLSGQGLKQLVEDLGEIDAREISTIPIGEGIVVRVGRYGPYVEETVPHGVDLSTGEMSDDAATTPRRATINDDIAPDEMTPAKARELLDQSADDGKVLGQDPANGRDIVAKAGRYGPYVTEVLDEETAALKGKAKVKPRTASLFKDMDLATMDLETALKLLSLPRVVGTTTEEDGTEVEITAQNGRYGPYLKKGTDSRSLTTEQQLFDITLEEALAIYAQPKQRGRAASAPLKELGNDPVSGRPMVVKDGRFGPYVTDGETNSTLRKGDDPESITPERGAELLAEKRAKGPTTRKRAAKKTTKKTAAKKTAKKTTAKKATTKKA
- a CDS encoding serine hydrolase domain-containing protein — its product is MPDASPLDPTTVRALDRRLATEQADSRLPSVAAGLVRGGALVWSGAVGTVSGRADGEPAGTDTQYRMGSITKTFVAVEVLRLRDEGRLGLDDRIDALLPDVVGSEFGKATVAQLLSHSSGLQAETSGPWWERVQGGGWDDLLASRPALRFRPGARFHYSNVGYAVLGELVGRFREAGWDEVVHANLLQPLGMARTSTRPTGAAAPGWGVHPMADLLHVEPEHDGGAMAPAGQLWTTVEDLARWAAFLAGDTAGLLSAATLEEMCLPLVVNDTPGMAWTGAHGLGWQVWNLEGRRFAGHGGSMPGFLAGLRVDLETGDGCVVFANATSGLSPTLTPDLMRLLAEREPRPVATWHAEAQQTPALELVGDWYWGTTGYDLRLAADGHLVLGEPGKLRGTRLRPTETGWIGLDGYFDGEPLTVVRGDDGRVSHLDLASFRLSRTPYDPAADIPGDVHPDRWH
- a CDS encoding MerR family transcriptional regulator: MRETTEVLLTVGQVAERLDVTVRTLHHYDEIRLVQPSERSAAGYRLYTADDLTRLQHVVVYRRLGFALEEVALLLDHPESVEQHLRRQRAAVAQRLDEMQDLVAAIDRALEREMNDEHATAEDLKELFGDGFEDAQAEAEQRWGDSDAWKESQRRTRNYTKADWEAVKAESDALHKGFTDAMDAGEPPTSVAAMDAAEAHRLNIHERYYDCSPQFHRNLADMYTSDPRFTATYDEIRPGMAVYVRDAIYANADRQEQ
- a CDS encoding GNAT family N-acetyltransferase, with amino-acid sequence MGRRPTDQHAPGFAGLVWPVRTRRTTLRPVTPADRDAVHTFRSREDVTTYLGRGPMTPEDVDERIAENLARAQPGHEHPLLGLVIELDDAVVGDCMVRFEPDDNGMRIAFIGYTLHPDVAGRGLATEVARALVRLCFTELGVAMVQADVFVPNIASQRVLEKAGLRRIGMTPAGSEGEGHPRMDDLLYAVTAAEWAASPHPGGRDEP
- a CDS encoding sensor histidine kinase — protein: MVTQVVGGLAVVLLVVGLLGSWAAQRLAEREAVTDAATIADVLAEAVITPSLTDALADGDAAAVTAMDAVVRERVLGPRVIRVKLWSPEGKVLYADEPQLVGRTFPLSDDQRVALSQPQTKAEVSALDSTENEFETGGRALEVYRPVWTPSGRELLFETYSPYDSVSQRSGQLWRGFAGVTVSSLLLLVVLTAPILWRLLRRLGEARRQRERLLERTLEASEAERRRIAATLHDGPVQDLVASAFVAAGSAARAEASGQPRMADDLRGLAASVRGNIRTLRTLLVDIYPPSLASAGLATALVDLAQSAAARGLTVQVDVEGADDLGLTEDQERLVHRVAQECLRNAAKHAAPCTATIRLAREGGSVVLDVLDDGPGFDPAGLDTPAEGHFGLRVLADLASDAGAVLQVASRPGAGTHWRMAIQPEGDGAEVGS
- a CDS encoding response regulator encodes the protein MIRVVVVDDHAMVRTGLAALLEASDDVAVVGQAADGREATSVVAQTLPDVVLMDLSMPVMDGVEATRGVLAAVPGAKVVVLTSFSDRRRVSEALEAGAVGYQLKDSEPADLLAAVRAAAAGHVPLDPRVARVLLPEPGSRAVDGLSPREQEVLRLVADGLANKQIGRALGITERTVKAHLGRVFRQIGVLDRTSAALWARDHLDT
- the tmk gene encoding dTMP kinase, giving the protein MTDGLFIAFEGGDGAGKSTQVALLRAAFEAAGRTVTVTRQPGGTPLGQQIRDMVLHGDHVSPRAEALLYAADKAQHADLFLRPALAAGDVVLTDRYTDSSVAYQGAGRDLGAQEIHDLNMWAVDQLVPDLTIVVDISAAEGRRRRGDVHDRLEAEGDAFHEAVRAHYLAMAQGNPQRYVVVDGTLAPDDIHAQVADRLRRMGVLP
- a CDS encoding DNA polymerase III subunit delta' is translated as MTVWRDVIGQDTAVGTLQRAVTDPGSMTHAWLLTGPPGSGRSVAARAFAAALECPLGGCGECRECRTAVDGSHADVDVIATEGLSIKVEQARDLAAMSALRPSVGPWRVIIVEDADRLTERAADALLKAIEEPVPRTVWILCAPSLEDVVITIRSRSRHVRLRTPPAEAVAELLHRRDGVEMPMAMYAARAAQSHVGLARRLARDEGARIRRRDVISLAGRIHGVGDAIGAAADLASIADEESTAAASERDTAERKRLMELLGADPSARTQPPHIRSQLAGLEKEQKARATRHSRDVLDRSLVDLLSVYRDALILHSGAALGLVNQDSLPIVQGVARSMSAEQLLLAMDAIGTARERIGLNVAPLLALEAMAISLRVPR
- a CDS encoding alpha/beta hydrolase, translating into MTRQGRLLVATAAALAVGLSGCSLIPGDDQPAVTPVPTTARTPPAGSEALAKFYGHKLTWKGCGLGECAGLSVPMDYAKPEGEVITVQVLRMRATKKSQRLGSLVVNPGGPGASGIDYARAADFIVGKPVRQRFDVVGFDPRGVQRSSPVDCLSDEEMDDFLAQDPTPDDDSEVASFMGSMKVLGEGCLQRTGPLLGHISTEDTAKDLDILRSALGDAKLNYLGKSYGTQLGAVYAGLFPQLVGRMVLDGVLPPDLTWEESAVGQAEGFERAAHAWARDCVDDGDCPLGDSESEVMAGLGDLLKRLDRTPVPMRDGRESELTEGWATVGVAQAMYDQGSWGALTDALRQVVTQDNGTELMLIADEYARRDPSGKYTANLLEAFYAISCLDSPGRPDAKYYEDIVARAEAKAPVFGEALAWGAATCSAWPVKSGEGPRKISAEGSGPIVVIGTTRDPATPYEWAVRERAQLANARLLTFDGDGHTAYTRSNKCIDDAVNDYYTKGTVPADNLKC